From the genome of Sediminibacter sp. Hel_I_10:
ACTGTTTTTAATGGAAATGGTAGATAAAATGAAAGCCTTATCCCAAAGTCCCACAGGAACACGCATTGCTTCGGTACATAACGGAAGTAGCCTATTTACAGGAGATGCAGGAGGTGGCGAAAGCAACATCCGCAGACACATTATAGAAAACGATTGGCTAGAAGCGATTGTGCAATTACCAAACAACCTGTTTTATAATACTGGGATTACCACGTATATCTGGATTTTAAGTAACCATAAAGCGGCTAACCGTAAAGGCAAAGTACAATTGATTGATGCAGGACAATTGTATAGAAAACTGCGTAAAAACTTAGGAAACAAAAATTGCGAGTTCTCAACAAAGCACATTAGCATAATTGTAAATACCTATACCAACATGAGCGTTGCAGAACGTGAAGGCGAGCAAGGTATTTCTGCTCAGGTTTTTGACAATGAAGATTTTGGATATTTCAAAACCACTATAGAAAGACCAAAACGCTTAAAAGCACAATTTACGGCACAACGAATAGAAACCTTACGTTACGACAGAGTATTGCAAGAACCGATGCAATATGCGTTTGAAACGTTTGGGGGAAGTATATACAGCAAAACCAAAGAACACGGAAAAGAATTGCTAGAATGGTGCGAAAAAAACGAGTTAAATTTATCATCTGCTAATAAAACAAAACTGACCAAGCCAGCAACATGGCAAAAGCATTTTAACTTAGTAAAAACAGGCACGTTGTTGTTAAAAGCCATTGGTGAAGACGAATATACCGATTTTAACGAGTTTAAAAAACTAGTTGATACTGAAATTAAAAAGCAAAAACTAAATATTTCTGCAAGCGATAAAAAAGCCATTTTAAACGCCGTAAGTTGGTACGATGCTGAGGCTGAAAAAGTCATTAAAAAAGTAGAAAAACTATCTGGTGATAAATTAAACAAACTCTTAACGCATTTAGATTGCGAAGAAAAAGATTTAGCAGACTTTGGGTATTATGCGACTTCTAAAAAAGGAGAGTACACAACCTACGAAACCGAAAGTGATCTACGCGACACCGAAAACGTACCATTGAAAGACAACATACACAGCTACTTTAAACGCGAAGTACAAACACACGTACCAGAAGCGTGGATAAACCTAGACGCTACTAAAATTGGGTATGAGATTAGTTTTAACAAATACTTTTACAAGCATACACCATTGCGTAACATAGAAGACGTAATTAAAGATATTAGAGACTTAGAAAAACTAAGCGATGGTTTAATTTCTGAAATTTTAAACTTGGTGTAATGGTAGAAGTAGAAAATAAAGTACAACGTTACGAGAAGTATAAAGATTCTGGAGTAGAATGGTTGGGTGAAATTCCTTTGAATTGGGGTTTACAAAAACTTAAATCTTTTTTAACTGTTCATGGAAGAATTGGTTTTAGAGGATACACAGTTAATGATTTAGTTAGTAAAGGTGAAGGAGCAGTAACAATAAGTCCTTCCAATATGGGAGAATCTAATATGATTTGGGATAAAGTTAGTTATTTGTCTTGGCAGAAATATTACGAATCACCCGAAATAATTGTTGAAGAAGGAGATTTGTTGATTGTGAAAACTGCATCAATTGGAAAAATTGCTTATGTAAGAGAGTTAAATGAGAAAGCAACAATAAACCCTCAAATTCTGATTTTGAAAAACGTCAAGATTGATAAAGACTTTTTTTACTATCAATTGGTCTCTAGAGTTTTTCAGCATCAATTAGAAACCGAAAAAATAGGAAGTACGATTTACACAATATCTGAAAATAAAATTTTGAATTTTAGAGCTATAATTCCACCACTTCCAGAACAAACAAAAATAGCCCAATTTTTAGACGATAGAACCACCAAAATAGACAAGGCTATTGCCATCAAAGAGCATCAAATAAGCTTGCTTAAAGAACGTAAACAAATTCTCATACACAAAGCAGTCACGCGTGGTTTAGATGAAAGTGTTAACTTTAAAGACTCTGGCGTGGAGTGGATTGGTGAGATTCCTGAGCATTGGAAGGTGAAGCGAATAAAGCATTTATTAAATAAGTCATTTAGTGGAGGAACACCCTCTACAGATAAATTAGATTATTGGGACGGAGGTATTTCCTGGGTTTCATCTGTTGATGTTAAGAAAGATTATCTTTTTAAAACTGCTAGAGAAATATCTCAAAAAGGACTAACACATTCTTCTTCAAAAGTAGCACCAAAAGGAGCTCTTATTTTTGTTACAAGGTCAGGAATTCTTCAGCATACATTTCCTCTTTCAATACTAAAAAAAGATATGGCAATTAATCAAGATATTAAATGTTTAATTTTCAATGATGTAATTTTATCAGAATATTTTCAAAAAATTATTAAAGGAAATAATGACAGGATATTAGTAGAAGTTAGGCAACAAGCAGCAACAGTCGAAAGTATTGATATGGAAGCTTTTTTTAACTTACAGATTCCTGTCTGTAGTCAAAATGAACAAAAAGAAATTTCAGGATATATAGAAAATAGTTGTAAAAAAATAGAAACTGCTATTGGCTTAAAACAGCAGGAAATAGAAAAGTTGAAAGAGTTTAAGAGTAGTTTAATAAATGGGGTGGTGACTGGTAAGGTTAGGGTGTGTTAAAAGAACACGTTAATATTGTAGATTTGTAAAAAGGATATTAGATATGTCAGATAATATGATACACACAGACCCAGAACTAGATGAAGAGGTTGTAGAGGTAGAAGAAATTGATGCATCTTTGGGATTGATGGAGAAACCCTTTGATCCAACTAAGATTAACATCGAGACTAAAACACCATCTCTTGACACGCTCATTAAACGTATACAGCACAAGAGCATTGAGATGAATACTGAAAATTACTTTCAGCGTCAAGACGATTTGTGGGATATTGAAAAACAAAGTAGGTTGATTGAATCGATACTGATTAGGTTTCCGCTGCCAGCATTTTTCTTTGATGCATCGGACGACAACAAATGGTTGGTGGTTGACGGGTTACAGCGATTGAGCAGTATCCGTAATTTCTGCGTGGTTAAGGATCCAAAGAAGCAATTGAAATTAACTAACCTTGAGTTCCTGACCCATTTAAACGGAAAAACCTATGACGATTTGAGCCATGATCTGCAGCGTATCATTGAGGAATCGCAGGTGGTAATTTATAAAATTATGCCTGGGACGCCTACCGATGTGAAGTTCAATATCTTTAAGCGTATCAATACTGGTGGATTGGTGCTGGAGCCTCAAGAAATTAGACATGCCCTTTTTCAGGGACGACCAGCCACGTTTATCGCTGAATTAGGTAAGAATCAAGAGTTTCTTAACGCCACCAATTGGAAAATTAAAACCCACCGTATGCTGGATAGGGATTTTGCCAATCGGTTTTTAGGTTTTTACCTGTATGACTATAAAAGTTATACGCCAGATTTAGATACGTTTATGAGTAAGGCGATGGCGAGTATAAATGATTTAACTGAAAATGAACTTCAAACTATAAAAAATGATTTTAGTAAGTCAATGAAACTTGCACATACCATTTTTAAGAACGAAGCATTTAGAAAAATTTATACCGATAAACCACGTTTGCCACCTATCAATAAAGCTTTGTTTGATGCGATAGCAACTCAGTTTGCTTTGTTATCGGATGAAGAACGCGCATTGTTAAAAGCAAAAGGAAGAGTATTCAAAAAAGAATTAAAGCAGAAACTGGCTCATGACCCTGAATTTTTTACTTCGTTATCAAGTTCAACAGGAGATAGGAATAGAGTTATAAAGCGGCATAGCACAATTGAAGAATTGATACAACACGTAATTCATAATTAAAATGATAGAGCAGCTAGATTTAAAAACTTTAAATCCATAAAAGACAAATGTTTCAAATTAAAGAATTTGAACCTTGAGTTGGGACTCAATGGAATGGGTAAATCATCATTTATTCAAGCTTTACTTGCACTTCGCCAGTCTGATCAATTGCAATATGGTACCTTAAGGCTCAATGGAAAATACGTTAAAATCGGAACAACCAAGGATGCTCTTTATCAATATTCAAAAAAAGATGATGGTCTTTCTATAGGTATTAAGTTTAAAAATGCCAACTTCCATACGATGAATTTCAACTATAAAATTGATGCAGATGTTTTTCAAAATAAGGACATAAAAGATGGTTATAGCGATGGAGGTTTAGAAGGTATAAAGACACAATCATTATTCAACAATAATTTTCAATACCTGAACGCCAATAGAGACGCTCCGAAATCCATATATTCTAAAAGTTATACAAATGTAGTAACAGATAATAATCTGGGTATTAATGGGGAATTTACAGCGCATTATATCGAAACTCACGGTAATGACGACATAATATTTTCGAATTTATTGCATAAAGATTCTACCACAAAAGACTTGACCACAGGCAAGGATATCATCAACAACACACTCATCAATCAAGTCAATTTATGGATGGGAGAAATCTCTCCAGGAATCAATATCAGAACAACTTCTATTTCTTCGGAATATGTGCTTTTAGAATATGTTTACAAACAACCCAATTACGGCAACACCAATCGTTACAAACCAGAAAATGTGGGTTTTGGTATTACTTATGGCTTACCAGTGGTTACCGCCTTATTAACAGCAAGACCCAATCAATTAATCATCATTGAAAACCCTGAATCTCATATACATCCGCGTGGACAAGCGGAGTTGGGAAGACTTATTGCAAAAACAGCTATGAACGATGTACAAATAATTATTGAAACCCATAGTGACCATGTGCTCAATGGAATCAGGGTTGCAGTCAAAGAAGCTGATATTTCAAAAGATAAAATTGCGATATTCTATTATGACAAGGTTGTTGATGCGAGTGAACAATATACAAAGGTGACCGACATTCAGATAGACAAACATGGTACTTTAAGTGAATATCCAGATAATTTGCTGGATGAATGGAGTAATCAGCTATCTAAATTACTATAATTCATGGAGATGCTGTTTAATGAGTTAAGTGTCGAACCGCTTTCTGGAGATATTTATGAGGCCAATAAGAAAATGGAACTTTTTGCACGAACCGTTGGTGAAGCGCGAAAAAGAAATTTTAGAAATATTCGGTCATATCATGATACAAATAACATAAAATTAGCCGATGACTATTCGCTCTACGATTGGTTACACAAAAAGGAAGTTCCAGAATTATATAGAAATTTTATTTATGGTATGATAATCCGTCCTTTCATCAATGAGGAGGATGAAGAAGTGGAAGAACATTATATAACTTCTAATTATTATTTTGAATCCATTGACCCTTCTGTTCCAAAAACAGAAACGGTCGGTCTAGCTGCAGCTTATCTTTACGAAACATTAAGTATCAGTCTGTCTTCTATGTTTTTATGGGATGAAGTAACACTTCCAATTATTATTGAAAGTGATGAAGATGGAGGTTTAGTTCAAAATGTCTTTAACGTCTCCAGAAGAGAGTCGTTTGAACAACCTGTAATATCCGAGTTTGTTGAAAAATTAGGAGTTGTCGAAATTATAGAAACAGATATAGAACCCGGTGAGAAAAAAATCCATTTTTCTGACCATCATGGTAAAGACGAGTTACGGGCATTTGCAGATAAACTGAAATTAAGCCCTTATGTTGTTGAAATGCGAGGTACAAATTGGGGCGGTAAAAAATTCATTAGAAAAATCTATAAAGATGGTACCCTAGAAATAGTCTTAACCAATTCATCAAGAAGTTATGCATTATGGGTTCAAACTACAGGAAGAAACATGAGAGAAACAAATGCAATCGCAGAAATTCTCACAACAAAATATTCTTAAATGTATAGCCAAACCAACGAACAAGCCTTAGAGGCAGCGATAGAAAAAACATTAACTGGTACGTGTTTGGAAGAACTCAAAAACCAAGGCCTTTCAGTTAATGCTGTTAACGAAGACGCTGAGGTATACAGAACAGGTAAAGGCTATTATATTGGACAACCTTCAAACTTCAATGCGCATTTTGCAATTGATGAACAGTTTTTTTGGAATTTTTTAGAAAGTACGCAAAAAGAAGCGCTAGAAAAGCTTAAAAAACAAAGGGACTGGAAATTAAAAATCCTAAATCGCTTAGATCGCATGATCAAAAAATATGGGGTGTTGCATCTGCTCAAAAAAGGATTGGAGGTAGATGATGCGCATTTTGTATTATTTTATGAATCACCATTAGCGAGCAGCAGCAAGCAAGTTAAAGAGCATTTTGAGCAAAACCGTTTTAGTGAGACGCGGCAATTGCGGTATAGCTTAGACAACCCAAGAGAAGAAATAGACTTGGT
Proteins encoded in this window:
- a CDS encoding class I SAM-dependent DNA methyltransferase translates to MNKSSHNKLVSFIWSIADDCLRDVYVRGKYRDVILPMIVLRRLDALLEPTKDAVLEELAFQRDEAKFTEWDESGLRDASGYVFYNVSTWTLQKLKDTATNSQQILQANFEDYLNGFSPNVKEIIEKFKLRSQVRHMATKDVLLDVLEKFTSSYINLTPFEKEDPEGRKLPALSNLGMGYVFEELIRKFNEENNEEAGEHFTPREVIDLMTHIIFDPIKDNLPPVMTIYDPACGSGGMLTESQNFIKDEEGAIKAMGDVYLYGKEINDETYAICKSDMMIKGNNPENIRVGSTLSTDEFAGKSFDFMLSNPPYGKSWSSEQKYIKDGKDVIDPRFQISLKNYWNVEEEADAIPRSSDGQLLFLMEMVDKMKALSQSPTGTRIASVHNGSSLFTGDAGGGESNIRRHIIENDWLEAIVQLPNNLFYNTGITTYIWILSNHKAANRKGKVQLIDAGQLYRKLRKNLGNKNCEFSTKHISIIVNTYTNMSVAEREGEQGISAQVFDNEDFGYFKTTIERPKRLKAQFTAQRIETLRYDRVLQEPMQYAFETFGGSIYSKTKEHGKELLEWCEKNELNLSSANKTKLTKPATWQKHFNLVKTGTLLLKAIGEDEYTDFNEFKKLVDTEIKKQKLNISASDKKAILNAVSWYDAEAEKVIKKVEKLSGDKLNKLLTHLDCEEKDLADFGYYATSKKGEYTTYETESDLRDTENVPLKDNIHSYFKREVQTHVPEAWINLDATKIGYEISFNKYFYKHTPLRNIEDVIKDIRDLEKLSDGLISEILNLV
- a CDS encoding DUF262 domain-containing protein; this translates as MSDNMIHTDPELDEEVVEVEEIDASLGLMEKPFDPTKINIETKTPSLDTLIKRIQHKSIEMNTENYFQRQDDLWDIEKQSRLIESILIRFPLPAFFFDASDDNKWLVVDGLQRLSSIRNFCVVKDPKKQLKLTNLEFLTHLNGKTYDDLSHDLQRIIEESQVVIYKIMPGTPTDVKFNIFKRINTGGLVLEPQEIRHALFQGRPATFIAELGKNQEFLNATNWKIKTHRMLDRDFANRFLGFYLYDYKSYTPDLDTFMSKAMASINDLTENELQTIKNDFSKSMKLAHTIFKNEAFRKIYTDKPRLPPINKALFDAIATQFALLSDEERALLKAKGRVFKKELKQKLAHDPEFFTSLSSSTGDRNRVIKRHSTIEELIQHVIHN
- a CDS encoding DUF3696 domain-containing protein; amino-acid sequence: MNLELGLNGMGKSSFIQALLALRQSDQLQYGTLRLNGKYVKIGTTKDALYQYSKKDDGLSIGIKFKNANFHTMNFNYKIDADVFQNKDIKDGYSDGGLEGIKTQSLFNNNFQYLNANRDAPKSIYSKSYTNVVTDNNLGINGEFTAHYIETHGNDDIIFSNLLHKDSTTKDLTTGKDIINNTLINQVNLWMGEISPGINIRTTSISSEYVLLEYVYKQPNYGNTNRYKPENVGFGITYGLPVVTALLTARPNQLIIIENPESHIHPRGQAELGRLIAKTAMNDVQIIIETHSDHVLNGIRVAVKEADISKDKIAIFYYDKVVDASEQYTKVTDIQIDKHGTLSEYPDNLLDEWSNQLSKLL
- a CDS encoding restriction endonuclease subunit S, producing MVEVENKVQRYEKYKDSGVEWLGEIPLNWGLQKLKSFLTVHGRIGFRGYTVNDLVSKGEGAVTISPSNMGESNMIWDKVSYLSWQKYYESPEIIVEEGDLLIVKTASIGKIAYVRELNEKATINPQILILKNVKIDKDFFYYQLVSRVFQHQLETEKIGSTIYTISENKILNFRAIIPPLPEQTKIAQFLDDRTTKIDKAIAIKEHQISLLKERKQILIHKAVTRGLDESVNFKDSGVEWIGEIPEHWKVKRIKHLLNKSFSGGTPSTDKLDYWDGGISWVSSVDVKKDYLFKTAREISQKGLTHSSSKVAPKGALIFVTRSGILQHTFPLSILKKDMAINQDIKCLIFNDVILSEYFQKIIKGNNDRILVEVRQQAATVESIDMEAFFNLQIPVCSQNEQKEISGYIENSCKKIETAIGLKQQEIEKLKEFKSSLINGVVTGKVRVC